A single genomic interval of Suncus etruscus isolate mSunEtr1 chromosome 12, mSunEtr1.pri.cur, whole genome shotgun sequence harbors:
- the TAAR5 gene encoding trace amine-associated receptor 5 gives MNIAGTPDVEEHAVALCYQVNGSCPRTIHPLGIQLTIYLICVFGMLITVLGNLFVVFAVSYFKALHTPTNFLLLSLALADMFLGLLVLPLSTVRSVESCWFFGDFLCRLHTYLDTLFCLTSIFHLCFISIDRHCAICEPLIYPTKFTVRVAFRYILAGWGIPATYTAFFLYTDVVDQALSQWLEEMPCVGSCQLLFNKFWGWLNFPVFFFPCLIMISLYVKIFIVATKQAQQISTLSKSQAGASKRERKAAKTLGIAVGIYLLCWLPFTIDTLVDSLLNFITPPLVFDIFIWFAYFNSACNPIIYVFSYRWFRKALKLILSREIFSPRTPTIDLYQE, from the coding sequence ATGAACATTGCCGGCACACCAGATGTTGAAGAACACGCTGTGGCACTGTGCTACCAGGTGAATGGGTCTTGTCCCAGGACCATCCATCCTCTGGGTATCCAGTTGACCATCTATCTGATTTGTGTGTTTGGTATGCTAATAACAGTTCTGGGAAATTTGTTTGTGGTATTTGCTGTGTCCTACTTCAAAGCACTTCACACACCCACCAACTTTTTGTTGCTTTCCCTGGCCCTCGCTGACATGTTTCTGGGTCTGCTTGTGCTGCCCCTCAGCACAGTTCGCTCAGTAGAAAGCTGCTGGTTCTTCGGAGACTTTCTCTGTCGCCTGCACACTTACCTGGACACCCTCTTCTGCCTCACCTCTATTTTCCACCTCTGTTTTATTTCCATTgaccgccactgtgctatctgtgaGCCGCTGATCTATCCCACCAAGTTCACAGTCAGGGTTGCCTTTAGGTACATCCTAGCAGGCTGGGGCATTCCAGCAACTTACACTGCCTTCTTCCTCTACACAGATGTGGTAGACCAAGCTCTCAGCCAGTGGCTGGAGGAGATGCCTTGTGTGGGCAGCTGCCAGCTGCTTTTCAATAAATTTTGGGGCTGGTTAAACTTCCCTGTGTTCTTTTTCCCCTGTCTGATCATGATCAGCTTATATGTGAAGATATTCATAGTTGCTACAAAACAGGCTCAGCAGATAAGCACCTTGAGCAAAAGTCAGGCTGGGGCGTCCAAGCGTGAAAGAAAAGCTGCGAAGACCCTGGGCATCGCTGTAGGCATCTATCTCTTGTGCTGGCTGCCTTTCACCATCGATACGCTGGTTGACAGCCTCCTAAACTTCATCACACCCCCATTGGTATTTGACATTTTTATCTGGTTTGCTTACTTCAACTCAGCCTGCAACCCCATCATTTATGTTTTCTCCTACCGATGGTTCAGAAAGGCCCTGAAACTCATTTTGAGCCGAGAAATCTTCTCACCAAGGACACCTACTATTGATTTGTACCAAGAATGA